A single genomic interval of Lactococcus sp. S-13 harbors:
- a CDS encoding site-specific integrase, producing the protein MVLHDEDLTKWLNFLESLPNTRGNRRFKIICDTLLCSGLRINELLALTISDLDLESSEITVNKTLVWKNGNKKLHIKGGITCKLSTKTDSGFRRVSVPLNSLLRLKAFHKEMNSYFIKHRLPQSSLIFPTIYGNYMCDRNERATLKKRLESINLPNYGFHLFRHTHASILLNAGANWKELQVRMGHKSISTTMDIYAELAPKKKVEAVNIYLDKISSLKLL; encoded by the coding sequence ATGGTGCTACATGATGAAGATTTAACAAAGTGGCTTAATTTTTTGGAATCATTACCCAATACTAGAGGCAATCGGCGCTTTAAAATTATTTGCGATACTTTACTCTGCTCTGGCTTAAGAATAAATGAACTATTAGCTCTAACTATCTCTGACCTAGATCTTGAAAGCTCTGAGATAACCGTAAATAAGACTCTTGTATGGAAAAACGGAAATAAAAAACTTCACATTAAAGGGGGCATTACATGTAAGTTGAGCACCAAAACTGACTCTGGTTTCCGACGTGTATCTGTTCCTTTAAACAGCTTACTTCGACTTAAGGCCTTTCATAAGGAAATGAACAGCTACTTTATAAAACATAGGCTACCTCAATCATCTTTAATTTTCCCAACTATTTATGGTAACTATATGTGCGACAGAAACGAAAGAGCTACGCTGAAAAAACGGTTAGAAAGTATCAACCTCCCAAATTACGGTTTTCATCTTTTCCGTCACACCCATGCATCAATTTTACTTAATGCTGGTGCAAACTGGAAAGAATTACAGGTCAGAATGGGGCATAAATCTATCTCAACTACAATGGATATCTATGCAGAACTTGCTCCAAAAAAGAAAGTTGAAGCTGTCAATATTTATCTTGATAAAATTTCATCTTTGAAACTTCTATAA
- a CDS encoding helix-turn-helix transcriptional regulator: MIQTEIPNTDLSIQNIERLLNLLITLIQEKNNKRVSSELLTQKELLKQLDISPNTLRAWENSGLKRLEPPIEGTRSVFYLLDDVLKFLAH; this comes from the coding sequence ATGATACAAACTGAGATTCCAAACACTGATCTCTCAATTCAAAATATCGAAAGACTCCTAAACTTACTCATTACACTTATTCAAGAAAAGAATAATAAAAGAGTATCATCAGAATTACTCACTCAAAAAGAACTACTTAAACAGCTAGACATTTCTCCTAACACGCTTAGAGCATGGGAAAATAGCGGTTTGAAACGTTTAGAACCTCCTATCGAGGGCACACGTTCGGTTTTTTACCTTCTAGATGATGTATTAAAATTCTTAGCGCACTAA
- a CDS encoding Rep family protein: MYFIEEKRIKQFVFEQQLKAEYWDWEDEKLELFDDWQANKALIFEEIYRRLKTLESDKVKLECISLIVHSLDKNDLNELVFPHVHLYGKYSDKRTITRIAKVLGIKVQYIEFPKDKNRYFEENQLAYLTHAQQPDKYQYPPLEVETFGTFDYSNFILSNAKKFEKQSATVKRKRTDESLDLINQQILKGELFLENILADDDLFLLYSNHKLQFKQAFDSYAERLAFKNLKDLTTGKYKLTVMYFQGKSSLGKSYLARTIAQKVREYAEENKFKSRIYSASSSNPFDDYYGEDIILLDDIRPDSLRKADWLKLLDPINTSRMSARFTNKQVVPRLILITNTQLPEQFFNIFKDEALDQYIRRINFCTILSEKQQGKGYEGGVYYQLSQTKRLFSPKVRNISAYEKEEINFDLEAIFSTDNQEEFTEKLLAQHLLPRIYPKTEKDFDFLKSKMTEKAD, translated from the coding sequence GTGTATTTTATCGAAGAAAAAAGAATTAAACAATTTGTTTTTGAACAACAATTAAAAGCAGAATATTGGGATTGGGAAGATGAAAAACTCGAACTCTTTGACGATTGGCAGGCTAATAAAGCACTCATCTTTGAAGAAATTTATCGAAGACTTAAAACATTAGAATCTGATAAAGTGAAATTAGAATGTATTTCGCTTATCGTTCACTCCTTAGACAAGAATGATTTGAATGAATTAGTTTTTCCTCACGTTCATCTCTACGGCAAATATTCTGACAAAAGAACAATTACGAGGATTGCTAAAGTATTGGGCATTAAGGTACAATATATTGAATTTCCTAAAGATAAAAATAGATATTTTGAAGAAAATCAACTTGCTTATCTTACTCATGCGCAACAACCCGATAAATACCAATATCCGCCCCTTGAAGTCGAAACCTTTGGAACATTTGATTATTCAAACTTTATTTTAAGCAATGCTAAGAAATTTGAAAAACAAAGTGCCACAGTCAAAAGAAAGCGAACAGATGAAAGCTTAGATTTAATTAATCAACAAATTTTAAAAGGTGAACTATTCCTTGAAAATATCTTAGCAGACGATGATTTATTTCTCCTCTACAGTAATCACAAGCTACAGTTTAAACAAGCCTTTGATTCTTACGCTGAAAGGTTAGCATTTAAGAATTTAAAAGATTTAACCACAGGAAAATATAAATTGACGGTCATGTACTTTCAAGGAAAAAGCTCCCTCGGAAAATCTTATCTTGCAAGAACAATTGCTCAAAAAGTACGAGAATATGCGGAAGAAAATAAGTTTAAAAGTCGTATCTACTCCGCTTCTTCTTCTAATCCTTTTGACGACTATTATGGAGAAGATATTATCCTATTAGACGATATCCGCCCCGATTCGCTACGCAAAGCGGACTGGTTGAAACTCTTAGACCCGATTAACACTTCTCGAATGTCCGCTCGATTCACGAATAAGCAAGTTGTCCCACGACTAATATTGATTACTAATACACAGCTTCCAGAACAATTCTTTAATATTTTTAAAGACGAAGCTTTAGACCAATATATCAGACGAATTAACTTTTGCACGATTCTATCAGAGAAACAACAAGGAAAAGGTTATGAAGGCGGTGTTTACTATCAGCTGTCACAAACCAAACGTTTATTTTCTCCAAAAGTAAGAAACATTAGCGCTTATGAAAAAGAAGAGATTAACTTTGACTTAGAAGCAATCTTCTCAACAGATAATCAAGAAGAATTTACAGAAAAACTTTTAGCTCAACATCTCCTCCCTCGGATATATCCAAAAACAGAAAAAGATTTTGATTTCTTAAAATCTAAGATGACAGAAAAAGCCGACTAG
- a CDS encoding helix-turn-helix domain-containing protein, translating into MNFYERLQDLAKKQGKSFNEIEQELGLGKNTLYSYKKNQPTAQRLKQFSEYFNVSIDYLLGRAGGNYTQYFNSVKENVRANRLKKGLTQKQLAKLIGTSVRDIEEIEDGTRYLTDDALVELALVLEVPIEQLMVDNPEVSKTVQAGLILERIDTNFRYETAVNDINVIELLYKKVRFEKEKDELSDEDIDFILGGNTELDRDRKIELISFENSQLIINEIERLEEKVKEKLNLYDELFGYYQRGESHKQPLKELYDHKNPFKF; encoded by the coding sequence ATGAACTTTTATGAGCGATTACAAGACCTAGCTAAAAAACAAGGGAAATCATTTAATGAAATTGAACAAGAACTTGGATTAGGTAAAAATACCCTCTATAGCTATAAAAAAAATCAGCCGACTGCCCAGCGTTTGAAGCAATTTTCGGAATATTTTAATGTTTCTATTGACTACCTCTTAGGAAGAGCAGGAGGTAATTATACTCAGTATTTTAATAGTGTTAAAGAAAACGTTCGAGCGAATCGATTAAAAAAAGGATTGACACAAAAGCAATTAGCCAAGCTTATTGGGACATCTGTACGAGATATAGAAGAAATTGAAGATGGGACAAGGTATTTAACTGATGATGCTTTGGTTGAATTAGCACTTGTCTTGGAAGTTCCGATTGAACAATTAATGGTTGATAATCCTGAGGTGTCAAAGACCGTACAGGCAGGTCTGATTTTAGAGAGAATAGATACAAATTTTAGATATGAAACAGCTGTTAATGATATTAATGTTATTGAACTACTCTATAAAAAAGTAAGATTTGAAAAAGAGAAAGATGAGTTATCTGATGAAGATATCGATTTCATTCTAGGAGGAAATACAGAACTTGATAGAGATAGAAAAATAGAACTTATTTCTTTTGAGAATTCTCAATTGATTATTAATGAGATTGAAAGATTAGAAGAAAAAGTAAAAGAAAAATTGAACTTATATGATGAGCTTTTTGGATATTACCAAAGAGGAGAATCCCATAAACAACCTTTGAAAGAACTTTACGATCATAAAAACCCATTTAAATTTTAA
- a CDS encoding helix-turn-helix domain-containing protein — protein MNDLFYHRLKELVESSGKSANQIERELGYPRNSLNNYKLGGEPSGTRLIGLSEYFNVSPKYLMGIIDEPNDSSAINLFKTLTQEEKKEMFIICQKWLFLEYQIEL, from the coding sequence ATGAATGATTTATTTTACCATCGTCTAAAGGAATTAGTTGAATCAAGTGGTAAATCTGCAAATCAAATAGAGAGGGAATTGGGTTACCCTAGAAATTCTTTGAATAATTATAAGTTGGGAGGAGAACCCTCTGGGACAAGGTTAATAGGACTATCAGAGTATTTTAATGTGTCCCCAAAATATCTGATGGGTATAATTGATGAGCCTAATGACAGTTCTGCAATTAATCTTTTTAAAACTCTAACTCAAGAAGAGAAAAAAGAAATGTTTATAATTTGTCAAAAATGGCTTTTTTTAGAATATCAAATAGAGTTATAA
- a CDS encoding SGNH/GDSL hydrolase family protein, giving the protein MMKKGIFVITIVISIALIIGGFYSYNSRINNLSKTNKGKEVVKNSSEKNHIDLTYKKYYKNLPKSVQNKIDDISSKNKEVTLTCIWQSDSVISEQFQQNLQKYYGNKFWNIKNITYNGETSEQLLAEKVENQVLATNPDIVLYEAPLFNDNQNIEATASLTSNEQLITNLASAGAEVIVQPSPPIYGGVVYPVQEEQFKQSLSTKYPYIDYWASYPDKDSDEMKGLFADDGVYRTLNDSGNKIWLDYITKYFTAN; this is encoded by the coding sequence ATGATGAAAAAAGGAATTTTTGTAATTACTATAGTGATATCTATAGCATTGATAATTGGAGGTTTTTATAGTTATAATTCTAGGATAAATAATCTTTCAAAAACTAATAAAGGAAAAGAAGTTGTAAAAAATAGCAGTGAAAAAAATCATATAGACCTTACCTATAAAAAGTATTATAAAAATTTACCAAAATCAGTTCAAAATAAAATAGATGATATTTCATCCAAAAATAAAGAAGTTACTTTAACTTGTATTTGGCAATCTGATTCAGTTATTTCTGAACAATTTCAACAAAACTTACAAAAATATTATGGAAATAAGTTTTGGAACATCAAAAATATCACTTACAATGGCGAAACTAGTGAACAATTATTGGCTGAAAAAGTTGAAAACCAAGTATTAGCCACTAATCCTGATATTGTTTTATATGAAGCTCCACTTTTTAATGATAACCAAAACATTGAAGCAACAGCCTCACTGACTAGTAATGAGCAACTTATAACAAATTTGGCTAGTGCAGGAGCGGAGGTAATAGTTCAACCCTCTCCACCGATCTATGGTGGTGTTGTGTACCCCGTACAAGAAGAACAATTTAAACAATCTTTATCTACAAAGTATCCCTATATAGACTACTGGGCTAGTTACCCAGACAAAGATTCTGATGAAATGAAGGGGCTATTTGCTGATGATGGAGTTTATAGAACGCTAAATGATTCGGGGAATAAGATTTGGCTAGATTATATTACTAAATATTTTACAGCAAACTAA
- a CDS encoding Wzz/FepE/Etk N-terminal domain-containing protein gives MQETQEQTFDLRGIFKIIRKRLGLILFSALIVTILGSIYTFFIASPVYTASTQLVVKLPNSDNSAAYAGQVTGNIQMANTINQVIVSPVILDKVQSNLNLSDDSFQKQVTAANQTNSQVITLTVKYSNPYIAQKIADETAKIFSSDAAKLLNVTNVNILSKAKAQTTPISPKPKLYLAISVIAGLVLGLAIALLKELFDNKINKEEDIEALGLTVLGVTTYAQMSDFNKNTNKNGTQSGTKSSPPSDHEVNRSSKRNKR, from the coding sequence ATGCAGGAAACACAGGAACAGACGTTTGATTTAAGAGGGATTTTTAAAATTATTCGCAAAAGGTTAGGTTTAATATTATTTAGTGCTTTAATAGTCACAATATTAGGGAGCATCTACACATTTTTTATAGCCTCCCCAGTTTACACAGCCTCAACTCAACTTGTCGTTAAACTACCAAATTCGGATAATTCAGCAGCCTACGCTGGACAAGTGACCGGGAATATTCAAATGGCGAACACAATTAACCAAGTTATTGTTAGTCCAGTCATTTTAGATAAAGTTCAAAGTAATTTAAATCTATCTGATGACTCTTTCCAAAAACAAGTTACAGCAGCAAATCAAACAAATTCACAAGTTATTACGCTTACTGTTAAATATTCTAATCCGTACATTGCACAAAAGATTGCAGACGAGACTGCTAAAATTTTTAGTTCAGATGCAGCAAAACTATTGAATGTTACTAACGTTAATATTCTATCCAAAGCAAAAGCTCAAACAACACCAATTAGTCCTAAACCTAAATTGTATTTAGCGATATCTGTTATAGCCGGACTAGTTTTAGGTTTAGCCATTGCTTTATTGAAGGAATTGTTTGATAACAAAATTAATAAAGAAGAAGATATTGAAGCTCTGGGGCTCACGGTTCTTGGTGTAACAACCTATGCTCAAATGAGTGATTTTAATAAGAATACAAATAAAAATGGCACGCAATCGGGAACTAAGTCAAGTCCGCCTAGCGACCATGAAGTAAATAGATCATCAAAAAGGAATAAAAGATAG
- a CDS encoding polysaccharide biosynthesis tyrosine autokinase, which translates to MAKNKRSIDNNRYIITSVNPQSPISEQYRTIRTTIDFKMADQGIKSFLVTSSEAAAGKSTASANIAVAFAQQGKKVLLIDGDLRKPTVNITFKVQNRVGLTNILMHQSSIEDAIQGTRLSENLTIITSGPIPPNPSELLASSAMKDLIDSVSDFFDVVLIDTPPLSAVTDAQILSSYVGGAVIVVRAYETKKESLAKTKKMLEQVNANILGVVLHGVDSSESPSYYYYGVE; encoded by the coding sequence ATGGCTAAAAATAAAAGAAGCATAGACAATAATCGTTATATTATTACCAGTGTCAATCCTCAATCACCTATTTCCGAACAATATCGTACGATTCGTACGACCATTGATTTTAAAATGGCGGATCAAGGAATTAAAAGTTTTCTAGTAACATCTTCAGAAGCAGCTGCAGGTAAATCAACCGCGAGTGCTAATATAGCTGTTGCTTTTGCACAACAAGGTAAAAAAGTACTTTTAATTGATGGCGATCTTCGTAAACCGACTGTTAACATTACTTTTAAAGTACAAAATAGAGTAGGATTAACCAATATTTTAATGCATCAATCTTCGATTGAAGATGCCATACAAGGGACAAGACTTTCTGAAAATCTTACAATAATTACCTCTGGTCCAATTCCACCTAATCCATCGGAATTATTAGCATCTAGTGCAATGAAAGACTTGATTGACTCTGTGTCCGATTTCTTTGATGTTGTTTTGATTGATACTCCACCTCTCTCTGCAGTTACTGATGCTCAAATTTTGAGTAGTTATGTAGGAGGAGCAGTTATTGTTGTACGTGCCTATGAAACAAAAAAAGAGAGTTTAGCAAAAACAAAAAAAATGCTTGAACAAGTTAATGCAAATATTTTAGGGGTTGTTTTACATGGGGTAGACTCTTCTGAGTCACCATCGTATTACTACTACGGAGTAGAATAA
- a CDS encoding tyrosine-protein phosphatase yields MIDIHCHILPGIDDGAKTSGDTLTMLKSAIDEGITTITATPHHNPQFNNESPLILKKVKEVQNIIDEHQLPIEVLPGQEVRIYGDLLKEFSEGKLLTAAGTSSYILIEFPSNHVPAYAKELFYNIQLEGLQPILVHPERNSGIIENPDILFDFIEQGVLSQITASSVTGHFGKKIQKLSFKMIENHLTHFVASDAHNVTSRAFKMREAFEMIEDSYGSGVSRMFQNNAESVILNESFYQEKPTKIKTKKFLGLF; encoded by the coding sequence ATGATTGATATTCATTGCCATATTTTACCGGGGATAGATGATGGGGCTAAAACTTCTGGAGATACTTTGACAATGCTGAAATCAGCAATTGATGAAGGGATAACAACCATCACTGCCACTCCTCATCATAATCCTCAATTTAATAATGAATCACCGCTTATTTTGAAGAAAGTTAAGGAAGTTCAAAATATCATTGACGAGCATCAATTACCAATTGAAGTTTTACCCGGACAAGAGGTGAGAATATATGGTGATTTATTAAAAGAATTTTCTGAAGGAAAGTTACTGACAGCAGCGGGCACTTCAAGTTATATATTGATTGAATTTCCATCAAATCATGTGCCAGCTTATGCTAAAGAACTTTTTTATAATATTCAATTGGAGGGACTTCAACCTATTTTGGTCCATCCTGAGCGTAATAGTGGAATCATTGAGAACCCTGATATATTATTTGATTTTATTGAACAAGGAGTACTAAGTCAGATAACAGCTTCAAGTGTTACTGGTCATTTTGGTAAAAAAATACAAAAGCTCTCATTTAAAATGATAGAAAACCATCTGACGCATTTTGTTGCATCAGATGCGCATAATGTGACGTCACGTGCATTTAAGATGAGGGAAGCATTTGAAATGATTGAAGATAGTTATGGTTCTGGTGTATCACGAATGTTTCAAAATAATGCAGAGTCAGTGATTTTAAACGAAAGTTTTTATCAAGAAAAACCAACAAAGATCAAAACAAAGAAATTTTTAGGATTATTTTAA
- a CDS encoding sugar transferase, whose translation MEVFEDAASPESEEHKLVELKNFSYRELIIKRAIDILGGLAGSVLFLIAAALLYVPYKMSSEKDQGPMFYKQKRYGKNGKIFYILKFRTMIVNAEHYLELHPEVKAAYHANGNKLEKDSRVTKIGSFIRQHSIDELPQFINVLKGDMALVGPRPILLFEAKEYGERLPYLLICKPGITGYWTTHGRSKVLFPQRADLELYYLQYHSTKNDMRLLVLTIVQSINGSDAY comes from the coding sequence ATGGAAGTTTTTGAGGATGCCGCATCACCTGAATCGGAAGAGCATAAGTTAGTAGAATTAAAAAATTTTTCTTATAGAGAGCTAATTATAAAAAGAGCAATTGATATCCTAGGAGGATTAGCAGGTTCAGTTTTATTTCTTATTGCGGCTGCATTGCTTTATGTCCCTTACAAAATGAGCTCGGAAAAAGATCAAGGTCCAATGTTCTATAAACAAAAACGGTATGGAAAAAACGGGAAAATTTTTTATATTTTGAAATTTAGGACAATGATAGTTAATGCTGAGCATTATTTAGAACTACATCCAGAAGTTAAAGCCGCCTATCATGCCAATGGCAATAAACTAGAAAAGGATTCACGGGTAACGAAGATTGGGTCATTTATTAGGCAACACTCAATTGATGAATTACCACAATTTATCAATGTCCTTAAAGGGGATATGGCATTGGTTGGTCCAAGACCAATTCTGCTTTTTGAAGCGAAAGAATATGGGGAGCGCCTTCCTTATTTACTGATATGTAAACCTGGAATTACTGGTTATTGGACAACACATGGTCGAAGTAAAGTTCTTTTTCCTCAACGAGCAGATTTAGAGCTCTATTATCTCCAGTACCATAGTACGAAAAATGATATGAGGCTTTTGGTACTCACAATTGTACAAAGTATTAACGGATCGGACGCATATTAA
- the pssD gene encoding PssD/Cps14F family polysaccharide biosynthesis glycosyltransferase → MKIALVGSSGGHLTHLYLLKKFWENEDRFWVTFDKTDAKSILKEERFYPCYYPTNRNVKNTIKNTILAFKILRKEKPDLIISSGAAVAVPFFWLGKLFGAKTVYIEIFDRIDKPTLTGKLVYPVTDKFIVQWEELKKVYPKAINLGGIF, encoded by the coding sequence ATGAAAATAGCATTAGTAGGTTCCAGCGGTGGCCATTTGACACACCTGTATTTGTTAAAAAAGTTTTGGGAAAACGAAGATAGATTTTGGGTCACATTTGATAAAACAGATGCAAAATCTATATTGAAAGAAGAAAGATTTTATCCTTGTTATTATCCCACAAATAGAAATGTAAAAAACACGATAAAAAATACTATTCTTGCATTTAAAATACTTAGAAAAGAAAAACCAGATTTGATTATTTCGAGTGGTGCTGCGGTGGCTGTTCCTTTTTTTTGGTTAGGTAAACTATTCGGTGCCAAGACAGTCTATATTGAAATATTTGACCGAATCGATAAACCAACCTTAACAGGAAAATTAGTTTATCCAGTTACTGATAAGTTTATAGTCCAATGGGAAGAGTTAAAAAAGGTTTACCCTAAAGCAATTAATTTAGGAGGAATTTTCTAA
- a CDS encoding glycosyltransferase — MIFVTVGTHEQPFNRLIQKIDELVRDGEIEDDVFMQIGYSTYEPKYTKWEKIIGYDEMSDYLMKSDVVITHGGPSTYMQVLQNGKIPIVVPRQLKFNEHVNDHQLWVSKQVMDKGYPLILCENIENLLSDIKKSKKVVNILENSHNKEFIDKLYTEIYSIIKK, encoded by the coding sequence ATGATTTTTGTAACTGTTGGAACTCACGAACAACCATTTAATCGACTCATTCAAAAAATTGATGAGCTTGTACGCGATGGTGAAATCGAAGACGATGTATTCATGCAAATTGGGTACTCAACTTATGAACCTAAATATACAAAGTGGGAAAAAATAATCGGTTATGACGAGATGTCAGACTATCTAATGAAATCAGATGTTGTGATTACTCATGGAGGTCCGTCAACATATATGCAGGTTTTACAAAATGGGAAAATTCCAATAGTAGTTCCACGTCAACTAAAATTTAATGAGCACGTCAACGATCACCAACTTTGGGTAAGTAAGCAAGTTATGGACAAAGGTTATCCACTTATACTATGTGAAAATATCGAAAATTTATTATCAGATATTAAGAAGTCAAAAAAAGTAGTTAATATATTAGAAAATAGCCATAATAAAGAATTTATAGATAAACTTTATACAGAAATATATTCGATAATAAAGAAATAA
- a CDS encoding LbetaH domain-containing protein codes for MRLKNLFWEIKNNTKFSAIIIAIFRFGNFVNKKIHISIIRQFLFITYKILDWLIIRIICNSEFPPSITIGKRLRVYHPFGIIIQADASIGNDCQMRHQVTIGWAK; via the coding sequence ATGAGATTGAAAAATTTATTTTGGGAAATTAAAAATAATACTAAATTCAGCGCAATTATTATTGCTATATTTAGATTTGGAAATTTTGTTAATAAAAAGATCCACATTTCAATCATCCGCCAGTTTTTATTTATTACATATAAAATACTAGATTGGTTAATAATACGAATAATATGTAATTCTGAATTTCCTCCTTCCATTACAATAGGAAAGAGACTGCGAGTTTATCATCCCTTTGGTATAATTATTCAAGCAGATGCAAGTATTGGTAATGACTGTCAAATGAGACATCAAGTAACAATTGGATGGGCAAAGTAA
- a CDS encoding glycosyltransferase: MKILIINTVPFMRNGISTVIMNYYDVLRKNNIIEFVINNEIEDDYKTHIESTGGKIYCWGSRNRKPISYSKKLRQLLKMNDYDIVYIHGNSSTLSVELFSARKLKVKKVVHAHNVVTEHPYIDRVLKKYFLKHYDLGFAASEDAGKFLFNQNDFIVIPNGIDMKHFYFDVLKRKEIREKLKITDDTKLLLQVGTFTKQKNHDFSVKLMSNIHDNKIKMIFLGEGELLNELRSKIKEKGLTNNIIFQTPSNDINGYFSAADAVILPSLWEGLPLVGLEAQASAVPLAISDTLDRRLNICDTVVTLPLKIEPWKKWIIEEITLNSERDVKKNQRDIEYAGYDINKNAHDMELYFKKISGL; the protein is encoded by the coding sequence ATGAAAATACTTATTATTAACACTGTACCATTTATGAGAAATGGAATTTCTACTGTGATTATGAATTATTATGATGTTTTAAGAAAAAATAATATAATTGAATTTGTGATAAATAATGAAATTGAAGATGATTATAAAACGCACATAGAATCTACAGGAGGAAAAATTTATTGTTGGGGAAGCAGGAATAGGAAACCGATAAGTTATTCAAAAAAATTAAGACAACTACTTAAAATGAATGATTACGATATCGTATACATTCACGGAAATAGTTCTACATTATCAGTTGAGCTTTTTTCGGCAAGAAAATTAAAAGTAAAAAAAGTTGTTCATGCACATAATGTTGTAACAGAACATCCTTATATCGATAGAGTGCTGAAAAAATATTTCTTGAAACATTATGATTTGGGATTTGCTGCAAGTGAAGATGCCGGTAAATTTCTATTTAATCAAAATGATTTTATTGTAATTCCAAATGGGATTGACATGAAGCATTTTTATTTTGATGTATTAAAAAGGAAAGAAATTCGAGAAAAGTTAAAGATTACTGATGACACGAAGTTACTTCTACAGGTTGGTACATTTACAAAACAAAAGAATCATGATTTTAGTGTGAAACTTATGTCAAACATTCACGATAATAAAATCAAAATGATTTTTTTGGGCGAGGGGGAGTTACTAAATGAATTACGCTCTAAAATAAAAGAAAAGGGCTTAACAAATAATATAATATTTCAAACGCCATCAAATGATATTAATGGTTACTTTTCTGCAGCAGATGCAGTAATTCTCCCTTCTCTTTGGGAAGGCCTACCGTTAGTTGGATTAGAAGCGCAGGCATCAGCTGTTCCTCTTGCTATATCGGACACATTGGATAGAAGATTAAATATTTGTGATACAGTAGTTACTTTACCTCTTAAAATTGAACCATGGAAAAAATGGATAATTGAGGAAATCACTCTTAATAGTGAAAGAGATGTTAAAAAAAATCAAAGAGATATAGAATATGCTGGATACGACATAAATAAAAATGCTCATGATATGGAATTATATTTTAAAAAAATAAGTGGGTTATAA